In Candidatus Thermoplasmatota archaeon, a single window of DNA contains:
- a CDS encoding 50S ribosomal protein L40e: protein MTRFPEAEARLLNKKICMKCGASNAPRAKRCRRCRSTELRPKAKEGRGVS, encoded by the coding sequence ATGACTAGATTTCCAGAAGCTGAGGCGCGTTTGCTAAATAAAAAAATATGTATGAAATGTGGTGCATCTAATGCCCCTAGAGCGAAACGGTGTAGGAGATGCAGATCCACTGAGCTTAGACCGAAAGCAAAAGAAGGACGAGGAGTCTCGTAG